Below is a genomic region from Bacillus cereus group sp. RP43.
CTATAATTCATGATACATCGAAAAGGCGGAGTCCGTTTGAAGACTTCGCCTTTGTTTGTATAGTGCATGCACAGGGGATAAGGGGCATTATCCATCAACTCTCATACTTAGTTTGTAAATTTGGAGGGGATTTCTCATATGAAAATAGTAAAAATAAAAGATCTTAGTAAAGAATACAAAGGGAAAGTTTCACATACAGCACTTTCAAATATTAATTTAACAATGACAGAGGGGGAATTCGTTGGGATTATGGTCCCTTCAGGTAGTGGGAAAACAACATTATGGAATATGATTTCTACAATTGACTCGCCAGCATCAGGCAGTGTGTTCATTGATAATCAAAATCCGAATCAACTTTCAGCCAATGATTTGGCTTTATTTCGTAGACAGGAATTAGGGTTCGTCTTTCAATCCTTTAACCTACTGCATACATTAACAGAAAAGAGAATATGGTTCTTCCGCTTACATTAGATGGCATGAATGTGAAAAGAATAAATAAACGAGTAGAATCTATTTTGAAAAAATTAGGAATCAACGAAATTTTAAATAAGCGAACATATGAAATATCAGGAGGGTAAGCACAGCGAACAGCGATTGCCCGTGCACTCATTCACTCTCCTAAATTGGTTCTTGCCGATGAGCCGACAGGCAACTTAGATTCTAAAGCCTTTCAGGACGTAATGGAGATATTAACACTATTAAATAAAGAAGAAAAGGCAACAATGATGTTAGTAACGCACGATCCAGTTGCTACAAGTTACTGTGATCGTATTATTTTTATTAAAGATGGGCAGTTATACAATGAAGTTTGCTACAATGACTATCGTCCAGTATTTTATAAAAATATTATGGACAGTCTTTCTATATTAGGGGGGAATAAACATGACTTTTCGACAGCTCGCATTTAATAATGTTATACGGAATCAACGAATATATCTTGGTCATTTTTTTAGTAGCACATTTGCTGTAATGATTTTTTTCACCTATGGACTACTTATCTTTCATCCGAACCTACAAGGCGAGCTGACTAATGCAAGCACCATCATGAGTACATTTGGGAAAATAGGCTTCCTATTATCGTATTACTTAATCTTTCTTTTCTCTTTCTTTTTGATTTTCTATTCTGTTAGTGCATTTTTAAAAAATAGAAAAAAAGAGTTTGGATTATTAATGTTACATGGAATGTCTTATAAGCAGCTTCATCAATTAATTTTTCTCGAAAACATGCTGATTGGAATCCCTTCTATACTAGCAGGCATCGGGCTTGGGATGGTTTTTTCTAAATTAGTTTTACTAATTAGTGGCTCCTTATTGGCAACAAAGCATACTTTAGCATTTTACTTCCCATTAAAGTCTATGGGGATAACAGCTATTTCCTTTTTTGTTTTATTTCTACTCATTTCATTGTTTACATCAAAAATGGTGAAAATGAATGTGCTTGTAGAACTCATTAAATCAGAGGAAAAACCAAAACCTGCACCCAAAGTGTCCGTTTGGATATCCTTTTTGGCAATTATCTTAATTGGAACAGGTTACTTTTTCGTCCACCACAGTATCGTCGCGTTGGATTACATGAGTTGGAATCAATTATTCCTACTCGTAGGAGTAGGTGTCTTATTAATTGTATGTGGAACCTATTTTTTCTTTACTCAATTGTGTGTATATGTGTTATCCGCTTTAAAAAATAGAGAAGCTACATTCTTTAAAAGAATTAATCTACTTGTTATTTCAGAATTGATGTATCGAATGAAAGATAATGCGAGAACGTTCTTTATCGTTACAATTATATCAGCAGTATCTTTTACAGCAATTGGAGTTTGTACGGCTATCGCAAATCCTGAATTGGCAAAACATGAGACCCCATATGCATTTACCTATCAATCGGATAAGGGGAATACACTAGAAGAATCCCATATTGAAGAGATAAAAAAACAATTAAAAGAATCTGGATTTTCTTATAAACTTGTAGCAACAAAATTTAAAAGGGCACAAAATGGGCCGAGTTTAATTAATCTTTCTACGTATAATGAATACGCTAAAAAATTAGGGTATGAAATAGAGAAATTAACAAATGAAAATGAAAGTATCATTATAATATCACAGAAAAATCAAAAAACTGCAGAGTATCTAAATCCTTTTGAATTAAAATATGGTGAACTAGAAGTATCACTTTCTGTTCAAAAAACAGTTTATATCCCAGAATTAACGACTACATTGGAAAGCCCTTATATTGTCTCTGATGCTGTTTACAATAAGGTCCTAAATGTTCAACAAGAAGGCGTACTCCGAGATTACACCATATACGGTTTTATCGTTAAAAATTGGCCTGAAACAACTGCAATTTCTACAAAACTTATGAAGTTCATTGGTACGAGTCAAGATGATTATTATACCTTTTCATCTTTGAATTTAAAATGGCTTGAACTGAAACAACAAAACGGATTATTTTCTATTACAAGTGTATTGGTGGGAATTTTATTTTTCGTATTTACACTAAGTTTTTTATATTTTCGTCTATTTACTGATCTAGAACGTGATCAAGAGCAATATCAAATGATTTCAAAATTAGGTTTAAGCCAAAAAGAGTTAAAGCAAATTGTGACAAAACAAATGATGATTCTATTTTTCTTACCGATTGTAGTGGCTATGGTTCACAGCAGTTTTGCATTTCTAACTTTTCACCAATTAGGACAAAGAGTAAGTAAGGAAATGTCCGTTATTCAAAGTTCAATTGTTGTATTAGTAAGCTTTACTTGTATGCAAATTATTTACTTCCTTATTATTAGAAGTAACTATATAAAACGCATATGTACAAAAATATATTTATAAAAAAGATAATCTAAAAATTGAAGGTGCAGACTCAATCACTAAATATGATTGAGTCTGCACCTTCAGTATGTTGAAAAATATAACAAGATTAATCTGTGTTTGTTCCGATTTTTCTTGACTTAATAATTTATGAGTGGATCCAAAAAGAAGGAATGGTTGCTGTACCCATTATATTTAAAATACAATATTTATTTTAAAATCCAAAAATTGTCATTCTTATATTATTTACTTTTATATTCGGAATTTCATTCCAGATGTAAAATTCCAATCATAATAACAAGGCATTGAAAAACAAAAAAGGAACGTATCATAAATATTATATCTATTTTTGAGGAAGTATTTCCATACGCTGAAAATCTAAAAAGTACCTGGTTATTTCCTTCTCGAAAAGGTGATAAACCCATTAGTAAAATTCAAGCCTATCGACAGTTACAAAAAGCTGGAGATTTTGCCGGAGTAGAATCATTAGGTACTCATACTATGCGTAAAACATTTGGATATTGGTTTTACAAGCAAACAAATGATATTGCTATGCTACAAGAAATATTGAATCATAGTACACCACAAATCACATTAAGGTACATTGGAATCAATAAGGAAGAAAAAGATAATATACTCGATACATTTCGCATCTAATTTAATTTAGTGTTTAGTAATACTAAATAGGTTCTCCAATAATATATGAGTAGGTTATGTTTTTGATATTTGGTGAAAGCTTGCTACCTGTTGAAGAATACGTGGAGATAGATATCGCTGCAGTTCTTCAGCGTGTCCAGAGATAATATAGTTGTTTAATTTACAATAAAGTTGTTTAAAAAGCGCCAGTCATGTTATTCAACAATTGGGCCATTTTCTGGAATAAAGCGATTGCTAAAAATACAGAATTTTGAAATAATTGTTATTAAGTTAAATGGCAGGATTTTAGAATATGACCGAAACATATTGTATATAAAAAAATTAACATTAGTTTCTTAATTCTTTTTATGGGGAGGAAGAGTCGGATGGAAATAAAATGGATAGGTGTTAGCGTCCTCACCGGATTCTTTCTACTGGAGCTTGGTGCAATGGCTGCGTTCAGTTACTGGGGTTATCATATCAAGACAGGGGCAGCGGTCAAAATTATACTCGCGGTTGCCACGCCACTAGTCATAGCCACTCTATGGGGGATGTTTCTCTCCCCGAAGGCGTCGCTCCCCATCTTCTCCTTCCCCATTCGAACTACGCTTAAGCTGGTTGTGTTCATTGTTGCTTCCGCAGCTTTGTACGCAAGTGGGCAAAGCGCGTTCGCAGTTACTTTTCTGACGGTGTCCCTTCTTATCGTGGCAGCAGTCTTCATCTTGAAGCTTCATAAAGTAAATATGTGAAGTGGATTAGCCTAAAACCGAACTTCAATAATCGGGCGCTTTAATTGAGCAAGGATCACAAAAATCAACAAACTTTATTCAAAAGCTACAACAAAGCATATAAATTTCGTATCTATCCAACGAAGGAACAAAAAATATTTATTGTTAAAACCATTGGGTGCAATCACTTTGTATTCAATTTCTTATTGAGCGAATGGGGCAGTTTATTTAAAGAAGTAAATCAAATTGTATAGGCTACAAAAAAGAAAGCAAACTAAAATCGTGGGTGCTGATGACGAAAAAACACAACTCCGCTATCTGTATATAGTGTATTTATTATAGTTGGCATCCTTGAAGGAATAACTAAATCAAGCTACAAAGGTGGTGAAAAAATGGCTAAAAATAAGAATAATCAATTGAAGAACAATAAAAATGCTGTACCAAAAGCAGATGTAGAATTTGCGGGAGAAAATGGACTTGAAAAAATCGCATTAAGAGCCCAAAAAAAATCAAAATAAGTAAACAATAGGGGGCAGTAAATCTGTCCCTTTGTTCCTCAAAATTAACATAGTTCTTCAAAAAAATAAGCATCTTTTGTTAGCATAAAACCAATGTATTGCAAACCTGGAAAGTCCCCTCAGAAGTTCTGAAAGTACTTTCCATTCACATAATTAGTGTTATCGTAAGTCAATGTTATTGTTAGTTTGGATTCGACTTTTGTATAGTTGACGAAATTTGATGAAAGAGATAATTCTCCAAGGTAAGATATATCCCAGTGCTACAGTCATAAATAGTGCTGCTTCTGTTTGTGGACCTAGCCATTTTAAATAATCACGAAGTAAAAAACGGATAATAAGTACGATGAGAAAGGTAATAATAAAGCTCTTGTTTCTTACAGCATAAATATGCTGATCGAATCGGAGTTCATAGTGAGTGGTCCAAATAAGTGGAATTGACAAAAGAAATCCAAAGATAGCTGCACAAATCCATTCCCAGCCAGCGGCATGTGCTTTTGGATTTAAGATGATGTGAATGCAGGGGAGTAACAAAAATAGTATGGGTAAGAGAATGCGGGTTCCGTTCCCTTTAATAGGGCGATACATTGCCAAAGTTCTACGCCATATGACTAACGCAGCAATTATGATCACAATAGAGTAAAACGAAGAAGAATCCATGATTTCACCTCGACACATAGAATATTTCAATTATATGGAAAGTACAGATGGTTGGATAGTGGTATTCATCCTGATTGGGGAAATATAACATTAATTTATGATATCATATATAGGTATTTGCCATTACATACTATCGCAAGAGGTAAGCAAAGAGGCTTATCCCTTATGTATCAAGGATTACGCCTTTTTTTCTTTTGAAAGATTTATAGAAAAAAACATACTTGTTTTATTAAGTATGCAGTCTCAGAATTGTCCTTATTTCCAATATGAAAATCGCATATTTGCTAGTTAGTTTAATACTTTTTGTAATGGAACAGCTGTAATCTAAAATTATGATTTGAGTATATACAATACCCCTGGCATATAGCTAATAGCATATAGCGCGCTTATAGCTAAACAACAAGTCCACTGCCAAAATAGGGCTATTTTTTTCTGCCTTTTGTGATAATATCGGTGTTGCCGTTTCACGCATTAGTTTATATTCAAGCTGTGCAGTGATAATAAAGCTGTTTAATTGTAAACGTAAAAGAGCGATATCCTAAAAACTACGATAGACGGTATAATAAAAGCAATATATATAGAAATACGTTTGCTTTCGAAAGGGAGTACATATAGGAAAATAAAAAAGGGCAAGTTGAAAAGGAAGCTGTCTTTTATTCGAATCCATTATTTGATCCTGTTTATCATAAAATAGTTTTATATAAGTGGAAAAAGGATTCTGTTGCAAAGTAGTTGAAATGTAAGAAATCTGTGGTTAATGAAGACGAATTTTATGCCAGCATTAACAATCTATGTAATTCATTATACGCTGAAAAAAAAGCTTGGTTGCAAACTTCGTTTTTTTTATAGGGCATGAATGGTTTCTGTCCCTTTTGTTGTAACAATATTAAATTTGAACCTTTTGTTACAACAAACATAATTATTGAGGATTAGATATAACCTATAATACAAAATTACATGTATTTTGCTCGAATCCCATGCTCATCAACTTAAGAAATTAATTGTTCCCCGAAATGAAAAAGTGAACTGAATTTTCATAGACAACTATGAAGGGATAAAACTTTCATTTTGGAGATACTCTAAAATATCAGCTTGATAGTGATGTAGTGAGCCACTGTATACAAATTATAAATAGATAGGATTTTATACCAAATCTATATAATTAATGTGAAAAGATCTTCCTTTATCTTTGAATGTAAGTTCTTATATTAGAGTTTAAAGTGGTTAATAGAAGTAATAAAAAGGAACTTGTAGTTTTCTATAAGTTCCTTTTTTAGAATCTATGTAGAGTCTCATAATAGTAAAAAACAATATTTCTTTTTAACTAAACGTGACATTCAGCCTGAAATGATAGGAAGGCAAGGAACATACAACAAAAACGAATAGAAAGAAAAGGGCCTAGGCTTTCAAAGTCTTTACGAGTTAGTAAACCATTTGTAAAAGGAGCACCTGAGTTTTTATATCATAGAGATGGTCTAGGAGAACATTGGGTAGAGATGGATTATAGGGTTCTGTTGCAAAGTTTCTCAAGAGATAAACAAAGGCGAAGACATCAAACAGACTCCGCCTTTTCGGTGTATTATGAATTGCAACAATTACTAGAAGTTTCTTGTCTTTTCTATTCAAATGTTCCCTTCGCTATCGGAACTTTATTTTCTACCATAAACTTGCCTTTTGCAATGACGCTGTGAATATCCAACGTTTCTTTTTCCAACAATACGATGTCAGCATCCTTCCCGGTTTGGATACAGCCCTTACTTGAAAGCTTCAGCAATTGTGCGGGATTCATGGTAATGACTTCCAGTGCCGTTTCTAACGGAATACCTTCCACTAAAACAGATTCTCGTACTTCGTGAAATAGCGAAGATACTTTTCCGACTTGAAGGCCTGCATACTCTCCATTATTGTCAAAGAAAGGGAGGCTGGCCTGTCCATCTGAGGAGAAGGTGATGTGTCCGACTGGGACCCCATCTTCAAGCATTATACGTAATGCCTCACTGCATTTCACTTCTCCGTTCTCCAAAAATTGAGGAGTAGTACTTGTGGTAAAGTCTACGTAACCGCCTCGTTTTGCGTAATCAATACCCGCTCTGAATAATTCTTCGTTTCGGTTTATATGTGTTGGATGGAAGTGCCGAATCGGAATGTTGGTTTTATCTGCAATTTCATGCAACAATGAAAGTTTTCCCTCTCCGTCCCCTACATGAACTTCTAATAGGCCAGCTTTTCCTGACAGAATGCCGCCATTGCGTGCGGCAGTGGCGACTTTAACTATCTCCTCAAATGTAGGTTCTGATGATCTATGGTCGGAGATAGCAATCTCTCCAACACCGATAATTTTGTCAATTAAAATAATATCATCTTCGATTTTTCCCGTCAGCGTTTTTACTGGCACTTGATAGGAGCCTGTGTGAATGAAACAAGAAACTCCCTCTTCTTCAAGTGCCCGCGCCTTGGCAAGCAGACTTTCCATTTTACGTGTTGTCCCGTCAGTACCGAGTAAACCGACTAGTGTTGTAATACCTGCAGTTGTAATATCAGTGAGCATCAGCTCAGGTGTGCGGGTTTTGAATCCGCCTTCTCCGCCTCCACCAATAATATGAACGTGTGAATCGATAAATCCTGGAACAACCAAAAGATTTGCCGCATCAATGACTAGAATAGGAGCAAAGTTGTTAGGAATTGCGATTCTATCATCTATGAATGCGATTTTATCATCTGCAATTAATATGTCTTTCCGTCCTAGGTAGTTGGGTCCGTATACTTCTCCATTTTTTATTAAGGTAATCAATTCTTTTTTCCTCCTGTCAATACTTTTCGTTTCATATCAGAATGGACCATATCCTATGAAGTGAGCTATGATAACAGCTACTAATCCGATGAGATAGTGAATGAACACAAGTGGCAGAATCCACTTTGCCCACTTTGTCCAAGAAATTCCTGCAATCGCCAAGCCTGCCATTAAGGTCGTAGCGGTCGGAAAAATCATATTTCCGATTCCATCAGCAAAAGAGAAAGATAACACTGCAGTTTGGCGTGTAATACCCAATAAGTCTGCAAGTGGCACCATAATCGGCATTGTCAGCATCGCATGACCGGTGCCAGATGCTAGAACAAAATGAATAAGAGCTTGGAAATTGTACATGCCAACAACGCTTAAATAGTCCGGAATATGCTTGATTGATACAGATAATTGATGCAGCATAGGGTCAACGATATGTCCCTCATTCAATACAACAAGAATGGCGCGCGATACACCAATAATCAAAGCACCGCCGAGCAAGGATGCAGATCCGTTTATAAAGGAGTTAACAATCTGATCTGCAGATAGTTTGCCGATGAGTCCAATTATTATTGTCAATAAAAGGAATAAAGATGTAATTTCTGTAATATACCATTGGAATTTGATTACACCAAACGCCAAAACGATATAATTAATTACAAAAGCTCCTAAGATGAACTTATGTCTTGTTGTTAACTTCCCACTTGATTGCAGTAACTTTTTCGCGTCTTCTTTTGTATACTTTCCGTAGATTCCTATAGAAGGGTTTTTCTTTACCTTCATTGCGTAACGATAGATATAAAGAACTGAAACAAGGTAGACGATAACAAATAAAATAAGGCGAAACACTATGCCTGAGAACATCGGTAATTCTGCGATTCCTTGGGCAAGTCCTACTGTGAAAGGATTCATGATGGCAGTTGTAAAGCCTGACAATGCTCCTACTATGACGATAGCAGTTCCTGTAATTGCATCAAATCCCAGAGCCAACGCCAGCGGAATGATAAGAGGAAGATAAGCCAGTGTTTCTTCCGCCATTCCCATTAAAGAGCCACCTACAGCGAAAAACAGCGTCACGACAGGAATCAATAGTTTTTCACGCGTCGCCAACTTCCTAGCCATTGTAGCGATAAGCATATCAACCGTACCTGTTGCTCTTAAGACGCCAAAAAATCCTCCGATAATCAATAAGAAAAATATAATATTGCCGGCTTCTACCATTCCTGTATGAACAGCTTTTATCATATCGAAAAATCCGACCGGAGCTGATTCTATCAATTTAAAAGAATTTGGGTCTACAGTTGTTCGGTCATTCACTTCAATCCGTGCATATTCTCCGGTCGGCAAAAAATAAGTTAATAGAGTCGCTATTACGAGAATGCCGAATAACAATACAAAAACATTAATTTTTTTCTCTTTTTTTCTAAGCGAAACAGCCTGTTCTTGTAGTTGGCTCATATGTGTTCCTCCTTTGTATTTTAAATAAATGGATTGAAATAGAATACTTACAAAAATACCGCTAATAGACTATGTTCTTTTTCTCGTATTCTGCTGTTTACCTCCTTTTCATAACCTTGGACACTTCATCGATTTATATATGCAATATCTGTGCCAGTATTAATAGATTGATTTTTAAGGGGATTTTTATGATAAGATTCGAGTTTTTGGTTTTTATTGTTCTTTTTTGGCGATATAATAGAACCAATTTAAACGTAGGCAGGTGTTTTAATGTCAAAATTTTCACTTACACTCATAGCTGGAAGCTCAAAAACAAAGCAAGCCTTACAGGAGCAACTGGAACAATTGCTTGGGGACTATGTTCATATTAAAAGCTATGCTGCGGATGAGGGAATACCGCAGTCCCTTGAAGATACAATTATCTTGTATTCATCAGCTTCTGTTTATGATCAAACAAATGATATGTATAGTGTGAATGCTGAGGAAATAATTGTGGGAAAGAGAACAGTTCATCATGAATATATTGATAAACTTTTAAGAATACCTGAAGATTCATCAGTTCTGGTGGTGAATGATAATGATGATGCAACTATAAATCTTATTGAATCCTTATATCAACTTGGTATCGATCATATTCAATTTATCCCTTTTCGGAAGGGGGTATTGTTTTATGATGATGTTCGAATTGCCGTTTCGCCAGGAGAAACACATCTGTGCCCTTCTTACATAAAAGAAGTAATCGATATAGGCGTACGTCTTTTTGATATGACAACAATCCTGGAGGTTGTAGAATGTTGCGGTTTGAACAAGGATATATCCTCGAAGGTTTCAGAAAGGTATATTAGCAATATCATTGAATTACAACGTAAGCTATTACATGCAGAGCGGGATGCTAAGCAGATGAGCGAGCATATCCAAAATGTGTTGGGAACTGTCGATGATGGAATATTGGTCGTTAACCAAGAAGGACGGATTACGGTAATCAATGAACGTCTTACGGCATTGTTTCATATTGTGGCACAAGATGTGGTTAATGAGTATATAGAACATGTGATGAGTCGTCGGGATATTACCGATTTCATCATGAATGGAAAGGATGAAAGCAAGTTCTTCAATATAGATGGCGTGGATGTCGTAATTTTTCGATTGCAAATGGTGCAAGAAAATACAATTGTCGCAACTTTTAAGAGTGTACATCAAGCCTTTGAAATTAAAAAAACAGCGCAAAGAGAAATGCGTAATAAAGGATTTCATACAAAATACGGATTTCAGGATATTATCGGCGAACATATTGTAATGAAAGAGCGTAAGCGAATCGCCAAGAAACTTGCCTTATCAGAACATCCGATTTTAATTCAGGGTGATACAGGAACAGGAAAAGAACTGTTTGCCCATGCTATTCATGAGCATTCATTGCGAAAAAAAGGACCGTTTCTGGCTGTAAACTGTAGCGCATTAACAGAGAACCTACTTGAAAGTGAATTGTTCGGTTACGAAGAAGGGACATTTACAGGAGCACAAAAGGGGGGCAAGAAAGGTCTGTTTGAATTAGCCGATAATGGAACTATCTTTTTGGATGAAATCGGCGACATAAGCCTTACAGTTCAATCACATCTGCTGCGCGTTCTGCAGGAGGGAGAAATCCGAAGAATCGGCGGTGTAAGAATTATACCTGTTAATGTTCGAGTGATTACCGCAACAAATAAAG
It encodes:
- the iadA gene encoding beta-aspartyl-peptidase; the encoded protein is MITLIKNGEVYGPNYLGRKDILIADDKIAFIDDRIAIPNNFAPILVIDAANLLVVPGFIDSHVHIIGGGGEGGFKTRTPELMLTDITTAGITTLVGLLGTDGTTRKMESLLAKARALEEEGVSCFIHTGSYQVPVKTLTGKIEDDIILIDKIIGVGEIAISDHRSSEPTFEEIVKVATAARNGGILSGKAGLLEVHVGDGEGKLSLLHEIADKTNIPIRHFHPTHINRNEELFRAGIDYAKRGGYVDFTTSTTPQFLENGEVKCSEALRIMLEDGVPVGHITFSSDGQASLPFFDNNGEYAGLQVGKVSSLFHEVRESVLVEGIPLETALEVITMNPAQLLKLSSKGCIQTGKDADIVLLEKETLDIHSVIAKGKFMVENKVPIAKGTFE
- a CDS encoding sigma 54-interacting transcriptional regulator, which codes for MSKFSLTLIAGSSKTKQALQEQLEQLLGDYVHIKSYAADEGIPQSLEDTIILYSSASVYDQTNDMYSVNAEEIIVGKRTVHHEYIDKLLRIPEDSSVLVVNDNDDATINLIESLYQLGIDHIQFIPFRKGVLFYDDVRIAVSPGETHLCPSYIKEVIDIGVRLFDMTTILEVVECCGLNKDISSKVSERYISNIIELQRKLLHAERDAKQMSEHIQNVLGTVDDGILVVNQEGRITVINERLTALFHIVAQDVVNEYIEHVMSRRDITDFIMNGKDESKFFNIDGVDVVIFRLQMVQENTIVATFKSVHQAFEIKKTAQREMRNKGFHTKYGFQDIIGEHIVMKERKRIAKKLALSEHPILIQGDTGTGKELFAHAIHEHSLRKKGPFLAVNCSALTENLLESELFGYEEGTFTGAQKGGKKGLFELADNGTIFLDEIGDISLTVQSHLLRVLQEGEIRRIGGVRIIPVNVRVITATNKDLQGKIRAGSFKADLFYRLNVLNLCIPPLIERRADIPILIKHFITKSGKWVKIEQDVLEYFMQYEWPGNIRELKSTIDYMLTICEGNIVTKGDLPSMLGQEGGSMTSEYSICGSILEMKEHIFILEVIKQCNEKGKAASRDLLSSKSKESDFVLSPQQIRRRLDILESEGFVVKGRGRAGTKITNAGIEYLYFLKSKYAVYC
- a CDS encoding CcdC protein domain-containing protein, whose protein sequence is MDSSSFYSIVIIIAALVIWRRTLAMYRPIKGNGTRILLPILFLLLPCIHIILNPKAHAAGWEWICAAIFGFLLSIPLIWTTHYELRFDQHIYAVRNKSFIITFLIVLIIRFLLRDYLKWLGPQTEAALFMTVALGYILPWRIISFIKFRQLYKSRIQTNNNIDLR
- a CDS encoding C4-dicarboxylate ABC transporter permease, which translates into the protein MSQLQEQAVSLRKKEKKINVFVLLFGILVIATLLTYFLPTGEYARIEVNDRTTVDPNSFKLIESAPVGFFDMIKAVHTGMVEAGNIIFFLLIIGGFFGVLRATGTVDMLIATMARKLATREKLLIPVVTLFFAVGGSLMGMAEETLAYLPLIIPLALALGFDAITGTAIVIVGALSGFTTAIMNPFTVGLAQGIAELPMFSGIVFRLILFVIVYLVSVLYIYRYAMKVKKNPSIGIYGKYTKEDAKKLLQSSGKLTTRHKFILGAFVINYIVLAFGVIKFQWYITEITSLFLLLTIIIGLIGKLSADQIVNSFINGSASLLGGALIIGVSRAILVVLNEGHIVDPMLHQLSVSIKHIPDYLSVVGMYNFQALIHFVLASGTGHAMLTMPIMVPLADLLGITRQTAVLSFSFADGIGNMIFPTATTLMAGLAIAGISWTKWAKWILPLVFIHYLIGLVAVIIAHFIGYGPF
- a CDS encoding FtsX-like permease family protein, which translates into the protein MTFRQLAFNNVIRNQRIYLGHFFSSTFAVMIFFTYGLLIFHPNLQGELTNASTIMSTFGKIGFLLSYYLIFLFSFFLIFYSVSAFLKNRKKEFGLLMLHGMSYKQLHQLIFLENMLIGIPSILAGIGLGMVFSKLVLLISGSLLATKHTLAFYFPLKSMGITAISFFVLFLLISLFTSKMVKMNVLVELIKSEEKPKPAPKVSVWISFLAIILIGTGYFFVHHSIVALDYMSWNQLFLLVGVGVLLIVCGTYFFFTQLCVYVLSALKNREATFFKRINLLVISELMYRMKDNARTFFIVTIISAVSFTAIGVCTAIANPELAKHETPYAFTYQSDKGNTLEESHIEEIKKQLKESGFSYKLVATKFKRAQNGPSLINLSTYNEYAKKLGYEIEKLTNENESIIIISQKNQKTAEYLNPFELKYGELEVSLSVQKTVYIPELTTTLESPYIVSDAVYNKVLNVQQEGVLRDYTIYGFIVKNWPETTAISTKLMKFIGTSQDDYYTFSSLNLKWLELKQQNGLFSITSVLVGILFFVFTLSFLYFRLFTDLERDQEQYQMISKLGLSQKELKQIVTKQMMILFFLPIVVAMVHSSFAFLTFHQLGQRVSKEMSVIQSSIVVLVSFTCMQIIYFLIIRSNYIKRICTKIYL
- a CDS encoding YrdB family protein, whose translation is MEIKWIGVSVLTGFFLLELGAMAAFSYWGYHIKTGAAVKIILAVATPLVIATLWGMFLSPKASLPIFSFPIRTTLKLVVFIVASAALYASGQSAFAVTFLTVSLLIVAAVFILKLHKVNM